From Pedobacter cryoconitis, one genomic window encodes:
- a CDS encoding cystathionine gamma-synthase, which yields MKNLKKSNMKFATKAIHAGQEPDPTTGAVMTPIYQTSTYWQKSPGEHQGFEYSRGTNPTRQALENCLAALENAKYGMAFSSGMGATDTVLRLLQPGDEVITGNDLYGGSYRIFTKVYAKYGIKFHFLDLSKPENMLPYINDKTKLVWIETPTNPTMQIIDIEGVAKITKEKGLILTVDNTFASPYLQNPIDLGADIVMHSVTKYIGGHSDVVMGALLLNDEQLYKDLWFIYNACGATPGPQDAFLVLRGIKTLHLRMKAHCENGEKVARFLKTHPKIDKIYWPGFEDHPNHDIAKKQMRGFGGMVSITLKGADLAETFRVASSFKVFTLAESLGGVESLINHPTTMTHGSIPKEEREKVGVTDNLLRLSVGVEDIDDLLADLAQALS from the coding sequence ATCAAAAATTTAAAAAAGAGCAACATGAAATTTGCAACTAAAGCCATACATGCAGGTCAGGAACCTGATCCAACAACAGGAGCGGTAATGACTCCAATCTATCAAACCTCTACTTACTGGCAAAAATCGCCGGGTGAGCACCAGGGCTTTGAATATTCGAGAGGAACAAACCCAACCCGTCAGGCATTGGAAAATTGTCTTGCTGCACTTGAAAATGCAAAATATGGTATGGCTTTCTCGTCAGGGATGGGTGCTACAGATACTGTTTTGCGTCTATTGCAACCGGGTGATGAAGTAATTACAGGTAACGACCTTTATGGAGGCTCATACCGTATCTTTACCAAAGTATATGCAAAATATGGCATTAAATTTCATTTCCTGGATCTGTCAAAACCAGAAAATATGCTGCCATATATCAATGATAAAACTAAGCTGGTATGGATTGAAACACCTACTAACCCAACAATGCAGATTATTGACATTGAAGGTGTAGCTAAAATCACTAAAGAAAAAGGACTGATCCTGACTGTAGATAATACTTTTGCTTCACCATATTTACAGAACCCGATTGATCTGGGAGCTGACATTGTGATGCACTCTGTGACTAAATACATCGGTGGTCACTCTGATGTAGTGATGGGAGCTTTATTATTGAATGATGAACAATTGTACAAAGACCTTTGGTTTATCTATAACGCTTGTGGGGCGACTCCGGGCCCGCAAGATGCTTTCCTTGTATTAAGAGGGATTAAAACCCTGCACCTGCGTATGAAAGCACATTGCGAAAATGGTGAGAAAGTTGCGCGTTTCCTTAAAACCCACCCTAAGATTGATAAAATCTACTGGCCGGGTTTTGAAGATCACCCTAATCATGACATTGCGAAAAAGCAGATGCGTGGTTTCGGAGGAATGGTTTCTATCACCCTTAAAGGTGCCGATCTGGCAGAAACATTCAGAGTAGCCTCATCTTTCAAGGTATTTACTTTAGCAGAATCATTAGGAGGAGTTGAATCACTGATCAATCACCCAACTACTATGACTCACGGATCAATCCCTAAAGAGGAACGTGAGAAAGTAGGTGTAACAGACAACCTGCTGCGTCTGAGTGTTGGAGTAGAAGATATCGATGATCTTTTAGCTGATTTGGCACAAGCCCTGAGTTAA
- a CDS encoding YdeI/OmpD-associated family protein, which produces MITFEAEIERFSKMGEKTGWTFVTIPKAIANQIKPDCRKSFRVKGFLDELPVTGMSFIPMGEGDFILALNSTIRKQLKKEEGAKLCLQLEEDKTFKIEMPEDLELCLLEERHFLENFLSLPKSHQNYYINWLNTAKTETTRIKRLTQIVIAMDKKQNFSEMMRSYKNDK; this is translated from the coding sequence ATGATAACTTTTGAAGCAGAAATTGAACGCTTCTCCAAAATGGGTGAGAAAACCGGGTGGACATTCGTGACCATTCCCAAAGCTATAGCCAATCAAATCAAACCCGACTGCCGTAAAAGCTTTCGTGTCAAAGGCTTTCTCGACGAACTGCCCGTAACCGGTATGTCCTTTATCCCAATGGGGGAGGGAGACTTTATCCTTGCCCTGAATTCCACTATACGTAAACAATTAAAAAAAGAAGAAGGTGCAAAACTCTGTCTGCAACTTGAAGAAGATAAAACCTTCAAAATAGAAATGCCAGAAGACCTGGAGCTCTGTCTGCTGGAAGAAAGACATTTTTTAGAGAACTTCCTTAGCCTTCCTAAATCCCACCAGAACTATTATATCAACTGGCTGAACACTGCTAAAACAGAAACTACCCGTATTAAACGGCTCACACAAATTGTCATTGCTATGGATAAGAAACAAAATTTCTCTGAAATGATGCGAAGCTATAAGAATGACAAATAA
- a CDS encoding TIGR02757 family protein — protein MEFLELKDFLDIKVAQYNRPDFITNDPICIPHRFSKKQDIEIAAFFASILAWGQRKTIINKCTDLFDRMDNDPYNFMLHHGDEDLRRLLNFKHRTFNDTDLLYFISFFKQHYTLSDTLETAFLPANFGQLESFTAEHALNHFRTYFFSLPDSPHRTVKHISSPAQKSTCKRLNMFLRWMVRKDQTGVDFGVWTTISPADLICPCDVHVDRVARRLDLITRKQTDWRTAVELTTELRKFDPSDPVKYDFALFGLGVEEKF, from the coding sequence TTGGAATTTTTAGAACTAAAGGACTTTCTTGACATTAAAGTAGCGCAATATAACAGGCCTGACTTCATCACAAATGACCCAATCTGTATTCCACATCGCTTTTCTAAAAAACAAGACATTGAAATTGCTGCATTCTTTGCATCAATTCTGGCCTGGGGACAGCGGAAAACCATTATCAATAAATGCACTGATCTCTTTGACCGGATGGACAATGACCCATACAACTTCATGCTGCATCACGGTGATGAAGACCTGCGTCGTCTGTTAAACTTCAAACACAGGACTTTTAACGATACCGATCTTCTTTACTTCATCTCCTTCTTTAAACAGCATTACACGCTTTCAGACACGCTGGAAACAGCCTTCCTGCCGGCAAACTTTGGCCAGCTGGAAAGTTTCACTGCTGAACATGCCCTGAACCATTTTCGTACCTACTTTTTTAGTCTTCCGGACTCTCCCCACAGAACCGTTAAACACATCTCTTCACCCGCTCAAAAATCCACCTGTAAAAGACTAAACATGTTTTTGCGCTGGATGGTACGAAAAGACCAGACAGGAGTAGACTTTGGCGTATGGACAACCATTTCCCCGGCAGACCTCATTTGTCCATGTGACGTACACGTAGACCGTGTTGCGCGCCGCCTTGACTTGATTACCCGTAAACAAACCGATTGGAGAACCGCGGTTGAATTAACTACTGAACTTCGTAAATTCGATCCTTCAGACCCGGTAAAATACGATTTCGCCCTATTTGGTCTTGGCGTAGAAGAGAAATTTTAA
- a CDS encoding OmpP1/FadL family transporter, which translates to MKKFIQILAVAIVATTGNIYAQSIYAGDALRFSRTDYGSSARFKGLGNAQTSLGGDISSIGGNPAGLGMFTRSEFSVTPEFNIIQANSNYLGKNTNTSKDKFNLNQAAAVWYNPVVRPKGSNLNKGVVSLVFGIGYNRNNDFSIENNYSGRNTQSSIATDWAQRANGYTPGSLNQGSIEKAAFDNYLIDKVKGTTDQYIPATSATNNTQSQNEVRRGSTSELNFSGAMNISNNLYLGASIGFVNVRYETSSAYSETGTIVSNPSDPNDKFNQPNPYAGTTYNLLNVVNSNTSGAGITGRLGLIYKPVEAVRLGATFQAPTWMHMEVNSTETLDARFSGGTELLSDYMNTNFNYNVRTPYKGSLGASFIIGQNALLTADVDYVDYKSTKLSESDGYPDVIISNNNFIKNNYTSAVNFRVGGEYKIDLFSLRAGYGYSGTPYKEDPGNLSAIKSYSGGIGYRINQYYIDLAYQRIETNNFFNPYYLDDNSQPLASTKVARNNIFMTVGVRF; encoded by the coding sequence ATGAAAAAATTCATACAAATCTTAGCAGTGGCTATAGTAGCCACTACAGGTAATATCTATGCCCAAAGCATCTACGCAGGTGATGCTTTAAGGTTCTCAAGAACTGACTATGGAAGTTCAGCACGTTTCAAAGGTTTAGGAAATGCGCAAACAAGTTTAGGTGGAGACATCAGTTCAATTGGTGGTAACCCTGCTGGTTTAGGAATGTTTACCCGCTCAGAATTCAGTGTAACACCAGAATTCAATATCATACAGGCGAATTCAAATTATCTGGGCAAAAACACAAATACATCTAAAGACAAGTTTAATTTAAACCAGGCAGCAGCTGTATGGTACAATCCTGTTGTCAGACCAAAAGGCAGTAACTTAAATAAAGGTGTAGTTAGTTTGGTTTTTGGTATAGGTTATAATAGAAATAATGACTTTAGTATCGAGAATAACTATTCAGGCAGAAATACACAAAGTTCTATCGCTACAGACTGGGCTCAGCGCGCAAATGGATATACTCCAGGAAGCCTGAACCAGGGAAGTATCGAAAAGGCAGCGTTTGATAATTACCTGATTGACAAAGTAAAGGGTACTACAGATCAATACATACCAGCTACATCGGCTACGAACAATACACAAAGCCAGAATGAAGTTCGTCGTGGTTCAACATCTGAACTGAATTTCTCAGGAGCAATGAATATTTCTAATAACCTTTATCTGGGTGCAAGTATTGGCTTTGTAAACGTACGTTACGAAACAAGCTCAGCTTATTCTGAAACAGGAACTATTGTATCAAATCCATCAGATCCTAACGACAAATTTAATCAGCCAAATCCGTATGCGGGAACTACCTATAACTTACTTAATGTAGTCAATAGCAATACAAGCGGAGCAGGTATAACAGGAAGATTAGGCTTAATCTATAAACCTGTTGAAGCTGTAAGACTAGGAGCTACTTTCCAGGCGCCAACCTGGATGCATATGGAAGTAAATTCAACTGAGACATTAGACGCACGCTTTTCTGGAGGAACTGAATTATTAAGTGACTACATGAATACCAACTTTAATTACAATGTAAGAACTCCATATAAAGGTTCGTTAGGCGCAAGTTTTATTATTGGTCAAAATGCACTGTTAACAGCTGACGTTGACTATGTAGATTATAAGTCTACCAAACTTTCAGAAAGCGATGGTTACCCTGATGTTATCATCAGCAATAACAACTTCATCAAAAACAACTATACAAGTGCTGTTAATTTCAGAGTCGGTGGAGAATATAAAATCGACCTGTTCAGCTTAAGAGCTGGTTACGGTTACAGCGGTACACCTTACAAGGAAGATCCAGGTAATTTATCTGCTATTAAATCTTATTCTGGTGGTATCGGTTACCGTATCAATCAGTATTATATAGATTTAGCTTATCAGCGTATAGAAACTAATAACTTCTTTAATCCTTACTATCTGGATGATAATTCTCAACCTTTGGCTTCTACTAAAGTGGCAAGAAATAATATCTTCATGACAGTTGGCGTAAGATTCTAA
- the proS gene encoding proline--tRNA ligase, whose product MSKGITSKNEDYSQWYNDIVMKADLAEHSAVKGCMVIKPYGYSIWEKMQAVLDQKFKDTGHSNAYFPLFIPKSFFSKEAAHVEGFATECAVVTHYRLKNDGEGNIIVDPEAKLEEELIVRPTSETIIWNTFRGWVQSYRDLPLLINQWANVVRWEMRTRLFLRTTEFLWQEGHTAHATSEEAVAETKQMLDVYADFAEKWMALPVVKGVKTANERFAGALDTYCIEALMQDGKALQAGTSHFLGQNFAKAFDVKFTNKEGKIEHVWASSWGVSTRMIGALIMAHSDDLGLVLPPMLAPIQVVIVPIYRNDDDFNNITAYVNELTPKLKKLGISVKYDNRDSQRPGFKFAEYELKGVPVRLAIGGRDLENGTVELARRDTGEKKTVNQEGLDIYIVQLLDEIQENIYKKAFDYRKEHITVANTYDELKDLLDNKGGFISAHWDGTPETEQKIKEETKATIRCIPLDNKLEDGICIYSGKPSVQRVLFARAY is encoded by the coding sequence ATGAGCAAAGGTATTACAAGTAAAAACGAGGATTATTCCCAGTGGTATAACGACATTGTTATGAAAGCCGATCTGGCAGAACATTCCGCTGTAAAAGGATGTATGGTTATAAAGCCCTATGGCTATTCCATTTGGGAGAAAATGCAAGCTGTTTTAGACCAGAAATTTAAAGACACAGGGCACAGTAATGCCTATTTTCCTTTATTCATTCCTAAGTCATTTTTTTCTAAGGAGGCAGCGCACGTAGAAGGTTTTGCGACAGAATGTGCAGTTGTGACACATTACCGTCTTAAAAATGACGGAGAAGGCAATATTATTGTTGATCCGGAAGCGAAATTAGAAGAAGAATTGATCGTAAGACCAACTTCAGAAACCATTATATGGAATACTTTCAGAGGATGGGTGCAGTCTTATCGTGATTTACCTTTGCTGATTAATCAATGGGCAAACGTAGTAAGATGGGAAATGCGTACACGTCTTTTCCTCCGTACTACAGAATTTTTATGGCAGGAAGGCCACACGGCACATGCAACCTCTGAGGAGGCAGTAGCAGAAACAAAGCAAATGCTTGATGTATATGCTGATTTTGCTGAAAAATGGATGGCTTTACCAGTAGTTAAAGGAGTGAAAACAGCTAATGAACGTTTTGCAGGTGCATTGGATACTTATTGTATCGAAGCATTGATGCAGGATGGAAAAGCATTACAAGCAGGTACTTCTCACTTTTTAGGTCAGAATTTTGCGAAAGCATTCGATGTGAAGTTTACCAATAAAGAAGGTAAAATTGAACACGTATGGGCAAGCTCGTGGGGTGTTTCCACGCGTATGATTGGTGCATTGATCATGGCACACAGTGATGATTTAGGTTTGGTTTTACCTCCTATGTTAGCACCTATACAAGTTGTTATTGTACCTATTTACAGAAACGACGATGACTTTAATAATATTACTGCTTACGTTAACGAGCTGACGCCTAAACTTAAAAAACTGGGCATTTCTGTGAAATATGACAACAGGGATTCTCAACGTCCAGGGTTCAAATTCGCAGAATATGAATTGAAAGGTGTACCAGTACGTTTGGCTATCGGTGGCAGGGATCTTGAAAATGGGACTGTAGAATTAGCCAGAAGAGATACCGGAGAGAAAAAAACAGTAAATCAGGAAGGTTTAGATATTTATATCGTTCAGTTATTGGATGAAATCCAGGAGAATATCTATAAAAAAGCTTTCGATTACAGAAAAGAACATATTACGGTTGCGAACACTTATGATGAATTAAAAGACCTTTTAGACAACAAAGGTGGATTTATTTCTGCACATTGGGATGGTACGCCAGAAACAGAGCAAAAAATAAAAGAAGAAACAAAGGCTACAATCAGATGTATACCGTTAGATAATAAGTTAGAAGACGGAATTTGTATTTACTCAGGTAAACCATCTGTTCAACGCGTTTTATTCGCCCGTGCTTATTAA
- a CDS encoding UbiD family decarboxylase codes for MGYKSLAECVADLEKHGHLLRIKEEVDPYLEMAAIHLRVYEQKGPALFFENIKGSPFPAVSNLFGTLERSKFMFRDSLPRVSQLVDLRSDPIKALKNPLKFAGAGLTAFSALPLQQRLFKTAFKKTTISQLPQIVNWPMDGGPFVTMPQVYTEDVNKPGIFNANLGMYRIQLAGNDYIKDKEIGLHYQIHRGIGVHQSKANAKGIPLKVSIFVGGPPSHPLAAVMPLPEGLSEMTFAGALGNRRFRYFYDEEGFCLSADADFIITGTVYPQENKPEGPFGDHLGYYSLTHPFPLMKVHNVYHKEDAIWSFTVVGRPPQEDTSFGALIHEIAGSALPQEIHGLKEVNAVDAAGVHPLLFAIGSERYTPFLNERRPQEILTIANHILGKNQLSLAKYVFIAAREDNEALDTHDIEVFLTHILSRIDLKRDLHFHTETTIDTLDYSGEGLNSGSKVVLAAAGDIKRILSEELPADFALPPSFGTYHFVMPGVLAITADQYTTAAEAATSIAALNLQLKDQNLDGIALIVLCDDAVFTAETINNFVWVTFTRSNPAVDIHGVGEFTTNKHWGCTGPLVIDARKKPHHAPELIKDAEIEQRINRFKI; via the coding sequence ATGGGATATAAAAGCTTAGCCGAATGTGTGGCTGATTTAGAAAAACATGGTCATTTACTCCGTATCAAAGAAGAGGTAGATCCTTATTTGGAAATGGCAGCTATACATTTAAGAGTGTATGAGCAGAAAGGCCCTGCATTATTCTTTGAGAATATTAAAGGAAGTCCATTTCCGGCAGTCTCTAATTTGTTCGGAACTTTAGAAAGATCCAAGTTTATGTTTCGCGATAGCTTACCCCGTGTAAGCCAGCTGGTAGATTTGCGTTCTGATCCTATAAAGGCACTTAAGAACCCTCTTAAATTTGCTGGTGCTGGTCTTACCGCTTTTTCAGCGCTGCCATTACAGCAGCGTTTATTTAAGACGGCATTTAAAAAAACAACAATTAGTCAGTTACCACAGATTGTGAACTGGCCGATGGATGGCGGGCCTTTTGTTACGATGCCACAAGTTTATACAGAAGATGTAAATAAACCCGGGATATTCAATGCTAATTTGGGTATGTACCGGATTCAGCTTGCTGGAAATGATTATATAAAAGATAAAGAGATTGGACTGCATTATCAGATCCATAGAGGAATAGGAGTACATCAGTCTAAGGCGAACGCCAAAGGGATACCACTGAAAGTAAGTATTTTTGTAGGTGGGCCACCGTCACATCCGCTTGCAGCAGTAATGCCATTACCTGAAGGTTTGTCAGAAATGACATTTGCAGGTGCATTGGGTAACCGCCGTTTCCGTTATTTCTATGACGAGGAAGGGTTTTGCTTATCAGCCGATGCTGATTTTATCATCACCGGAACAGTATATCCGCAAGAAAATAAACCGGAAGGTCCGTTTGGTGATCATTTGGGTTATTATAGTTTAACTCATCCCTTCCCTTTGATGAAAGTACATAATGTATATCATAAGGAAGATGCGATCTGGTCATTTACGGTTGTTGGCCGTCCGCCTCAGGAAGATACCAGCTTTGGCGCACTAATTCATGAAATTGCGGGATCTGCGTTGCCACAGGAAATACATGGATTGAAAGAAGTTAACGCAGTAGATGCAGCGGGCGTACATCCATTGTTATTTGCAATTGGCAGTGAAAGATATACTCCATTTCTTAACGAGCGCAGACCACAGGAAATATTGACAATTGCGAACCATATTTTGGGCAAAAACCAATTGAGTTTAGCAAAGTATGTTTTTATAGCAGCGAGGGAAGATAATGAAGCCCTGGATACGCATGATATTGAAGTTTTCTTAACGCATATATTATCACGTATAGATTTAAAGAGGGATCTTCATTTCCATACAGAAACAACAATTGATACCCTGGATTATAGTGGTGAAGGTTTGAATAGTGGTTCTAAAGTTGTATTAGCTGCTGCCGGAGATATTAAAAGAATATTGTCTGAAGAGCTGCCTGCTGACTTTGCATTACCGCCATCATTTGGTACTTATCATTTTGTGATGCCGGGAGTGCTGGCGATTACTGCTGATCAGTATACTACGGCAGCAGAGGCAGCTACCTCAATAGCGGCACTGAATCTTCAGTTAAAGGATCAGAACCTTGACGGAATCGCTTTAATTGTACTGTGTGATGATGCCGTATTTACAGCTGAGACTATTAATAACTTTGTATGGGTAACTTTTACCAGAAGTAATCCTGCGGTAGATATTCACGGGGTAGGAGAGTTTACGACAAACAAACATTGGGGCTGTACAGGTCCTTTAGTTATTGATGCCAGGAAAAAGCCGCATCATGCACCGGAGCTGATTAAGGATGCTGAAATAGAGCAAAGAATAAACAGGTTTAAAATCTGA
- a CDS encoding LysM peptidoglycan-binding domain-containing protein — protein MQKLYIPLLFGLILNVSAVKANNLRDSIGVENLNGKKLILHQVAAKDTYYSLGRRYNVSPKEIIAYNENKFLSIGVLIKVPTNVPFSGPATAPAVKTATAKHTTEPAKQNAIVNKPVEAAPDQGNSEFTEHAVQPKENLMMLARQYGTTVADIKRINELKTINLKIGQVLKMPVKPGAETTSSTPVQTAPVQTVQTKPAVTPAHPTPPPTPVTVQEKKPEIVKKSETAVVKSEPVTPAHQGTPDKNQFVEHIVASNETMYSIATKYNLTLDQLKAKNNLTTNSLYVGQKLLINGQYPVKNERTSDSDSKDADTIESVKNPSLRLPASRYGLSQMDEKGAGVWITDKDLDSSKMLVLHRTAPIGTIMKITNPMSNRSTFAKVVGKFTENESTKDVIIVVTKAVADALGALDKRFLCNLTYSGQANEQ, from the coding sequence ATGCAAAAATTATATATACCGTTATTATTTGGTCTTATCCTGAACGTATCAGCAGTTAAGGCTAATAATCTAAGAGATTCCATAGGTGTTGAGAATCTGAATGGCAAAAAACTAATTTTACACCAGGTTGCCGCCAAAGACACTTATTACTCCCTTGGGAGAAGATATAATGTAAGCCCGAAGGAAATCATCGCTTACAATGAGAACAAATTCCTCTCTATCGGAGTTTTGATCAAAGTACCAACGAATGTACCTTTCTCAGGCCCGGCTACAGCTCCTGCTGTAAAAACAGCCACGGCTAAACATACAACTGAACCTGCTAAACAGAACGCAATTGTAAATAAGCCAGTAGAAGCTGCTCCTGATCAGGGAAATTCAGAATTTACAGAACATGCAGTTCAGCCTAAAGAAAATTTAATGATGCTGGCCAGACAATATGGTACAACAGTAGCAGACATTAAACGGATCAATGAGCTGAAGACTATTAATCTTAAAATTGGCCAGGTATTAAAAATGCCTGTAAAACCCGGAGCAGAAACAACTTCTTCAACACCGGTACAAACAGCGCCGGTACAAACTGTTCAGACCAAACCAGCAGTGACACCTGCACATCCAACACCTCCGCCAACACCAGTTACGGTTCAGGAGAAAAAACCTGAAATTGTAAAAAAATCAGAAACAGCTGTTGTTAAATCTGAACCAGTTACACCAGCACATCAAGGTACTCCAGACAAGAATCAGTTCGTAGAACATATAGTGGCTTCTAATGAAACCATGTACTCGATTGCCACCAAATACAACCTGACACTTGATCAGTTAAAAGCTAAAAACAATTTAACGACCAATTCTCTTTATGTTGGTCAGAAATTACTAATAAACGGACAGTATCCCGTTAAAAATGAGCGCACTAGCGATTCAGACTCAAAAGATGCTGACACCATTGAATCTGTTAAAAATCCTTCATTAAGGTTACCAGCCAGCCGTTACGGACTAAGTCAAATGGATGAAAAAGGTGCTGGAGTCTGGATTACAGATAAGGATTTAGACTCTTCAAAAATGCTGGTACTTCACCGTACTGCACCCATAGGAACTATCATGAAAATTACCAATCCGATGAGTAACAGATCTACGTTTGCAAAGGTTGTTGGTAAATTTACTGAGAATGAGTCCACAAAAGATGTTATTATTGTAGTCACAAAAGCGGTAGCTGATGCATTGGGCGCATTGGATAAAAGGTTTTTGTGCAATTTAACGTACAGTGGACAAGCGAATGAACAATAA
- a CDS encoding Dps family protein, protein MDAKEISLSEKQVKPVVDLLNDYLANYHIHYQKLRGCHWNIKGQNFFTLHLKFEELYTNAQLTIDEIAERVLTLGKPPHSRFEDYIKESGIKEINTIGLQDLAMVDAVLEDMAHLIQLERELLDATSAAGDDGTNDMVNRFMQFKEKNTWMLRSFAGKK, encoded by the coding sequence ATGGACGCAAAAGAAATTAGTTTGAGTGAAAAACAAGTTAAGCCAGTAGTAGATCTATTGAATGATTATCTTGCAAACTATCATATTCATTATCAAAAGCTAAGGGGATGTCACTGGAATATCAAGGGTCAGAATTTTTTCACACTGCACCTTAAATTTGAAGAATTATATACTAATGCACAATTGACTATCGATGAAATTGCTGAACGTGTTTTAACTTTAGGAAAGCCACCGCATAGTCGTTTTGAAGATTATATTAAAGAATCGGGAATTAAAGAAATCAATACAATAGGCTTGCAGGATTTAGCTATGGTTGATGCAGTACTAGAAGATATGGCACATTTAATTCAATTGGAGCGTGAGTTGTTAGATGCTACTTCGGCAGCAGGTGATGATGGTACCAATGATATGGTGAACCGTTTCATGCAATTCAAAGAGAAAAATACATGGATGTTACGTTCATTTGCTGGTAAAAAATAA
- a CDS encoding CoA transferase subunit B, whose amino-acid sequence MLDKNGIARRIAKELKDGYYVNLGIGIPTLVANYIPEGINVVLQSENGLLGMGPFPFEGEEDADMINAGKQTITTLPGSSIFDSAMSFGMIRSQKIDLTILGAMEVSENGDIANWKIPGKMVKGMGGAMDLVASAKNIIVAMQHINKAGESKLLPKCSLPLTGVNCIRKVVTELAVLDILPEGGFRLIERAPGVSVDFIKQSTSGKLFAEADVKEMDLN is encoded by the coding sequence ATGTTAGATAAGAACGGAATTGCGAGACGTATCGCCAAAGAACTAAAAGACGGTTATTATGTGAATTTAGGAATTGGTATTCCTACACTGGTAGCAAATTATATCCCTGAGGGAATCAATGTTGTTTTGCAATCAGAAAATGGTTTGCTGGGTATGGGGCCCTTTCCTTTTGAAGGTGAGGAAGATGCTGATATGATTAACGCGGGAAAACAAACGATTACTACCTTACCCGGATCTTCAATTTTTGATTCAGCAATGAGTTTCGGTATGATCAGAAGTCAGAAAATTGACCTGACCATACTAGGTGCAATGGAAGTTTCTGAAAACGGAGACATCGCCAATTGGAAAATACCTGGAAAAATGGTAAAAGGAATGGGTGGTGCAATGGATTTGGTCGCTTCAGCGAAAAATATTATTGTAGCCATGCAGCATATCAATAAAGCGGGAGAGAGTAAATTGTTGCCAAAGTGCAGTTTGCCATTAACTGGTGTAAATTGTATCAGAAAAGTGGTTACAGAACTCGCAGTGCTTGATATTTTACCAGAGGGCGGTTTCAGATTAATTGAAAGAGCACCGGGCGTGAGTGTTGATTTTATTAAACAATCTACCTCAGGAAAGTTATTCGCTGAGGCAGATGTGAAAGAAATGGATCTAAACTGA
- a CDS encoding uridine kinase, with protein MNNNKPYIIGVAGGSGSGKTFFLKCFLHHFSTEEVCLISQDDYYKPIGEQKVDDNGWVNFDLPEGIDDTKLLEDLKLLIDGQSISRKEYTFNINEESARLMNITSAPIIIVEGLFVFHYPELSQLFDLKIFMDADEEITLNRRISRDEIERGYTRDMIMYQWVNHVMPAYKQFLLPYKESCQKIIINNKHVAEDIIATSKEISDELKETILSSQRSV; from the coding sequence ATGAACAATAACAAACCCTATATAATAGGTGTTGCTGGAGGTAGTGGTTCAGGAAAAACATTCTTTTTAAAGTGTTTTCTCCACCATTTCAGTACAGAGGAAGTATGTTTAATCTCACAGGATGATTATTACAAACCAATTGGTGAACAAAAGGTAGATGATAACGGATGGGTCAACTTTGACCTGCCGGAAGGAATTGATGACACCAAATTATTGGAGGACTTAAAATTACTTATTGATGGTCAGTCAATTTCAAGAAAAGAATATACTTTCAACATTAATGAGGAAAGTGCACGTTTAATGAATATAACGAGTGCACCAATTATTATTGTAGAGGGTTTATTTGTGTTTCATTACCCTGAGTTGTCTCAGTTATTCGACCTGAAGATATTTATGGATGCAGATGAAGAAATCACACTTAACCGCAGAATCTCAAGAGATGAGATAGAACGTGGTTATACCCGTGATATGATTATGTACCAATGGGTTAACCACGTTATGCCTGCTTACAAACAATTTCTGCTTCCTTATAAGGAATCTTGTCAGAAAATTATCATTAACAATAAACATGTGGCAGAAGATATTATTGCCACTTCTAAAGAGATATCAGACGAATTAAAAGAAACTATTCTGAGCTCACAGCGCTCAGTTTAG